In Planctomycetia bacterium, the sequence TCGTCGGTTTCACCGGTGACATATCCCTGATGCAAATGCCCGGCGCTCGTGGCGATCGCCGTGGCCTCGTAGCCGGGTTTGATTTTCCGCTTGGGCCACAGCAACGATTCCGCGATCTCTTCCGGTCGGAGGCAAACGCCAACCGAGGACAAGTCGGGACCAATCGTACCGCCCACCACGCCGACTTTGTGGCAAGCGTTGCAAGCGAACTTCGTCGAAGCGAACACCGCCGCCCCGCGCGCAAAGTTGCCCAGCACCCGCGCGTTCGCCAGCAGTTCAAGCGTTTGCTGCACTTCGTTCTGGCTTTGCACGGCAGGCGGTTCGTAGCTGCGATACGTCGGCCGCGGGCCGGCGTCCTCACCGCGTAGTTGTCGATTGAGCCATTCCAAGCCGTCGAGGTTATCCAACAACCTCGCTTCGGCGTCGAGTTCCGTGTGATTCAAGATGCCGATAGGTCCGCGATAACCGCTCTTCTCGATCGTGCGCAACAAATCCAAATCCAACTCGCCCGCGCCGATCGGGACAATCTTTTGCCCGTTGGCCTCACCGTCGCGGACCATGCCGTTTAAGTTCAATGCCAACAGATGCGGTTTCAATTTTTCCAGCAGCGCGGCGAAGCGATCGACGTGCGCGTGCCCGTGATGCTGGTTGTAGACGATGCCGACGTTGGGCATTCGTAGCGCTTCGATGATCGCCAGTTGATTCTCCGGCTCGCCGAACCAGCCGCCGTGGTTGTAGAGCCCGACCTGGCAATCCAACTTGGCGGCCTCCTCCGTGAACGGCCGCAACGCCTCTGCCGCCGCTTGAACCTTGCCGGCCTGGTCCGGCGCGGCCGGTTCGCCCATCATCACCCAGAACTGCAGCTTGAGTTGATGCCGTCGCGCGACATCCAGAATGCGGCGGTTCACCTCGTTCAATTCCGGCCCGCTCGTCCACCAGGCCGTGATCTTTACGCCGTGGCGCGCGCACGCCGCGACTTCCTCGTCGAACGTCGGAATGTGCTCGTCGCGCCAATCGTAGGCGAATTGTTTGATTCCCATGCGCTCCAACATCGCCGCTCGTTCCTCCGGCCCGCGCCGCGCGGCGTCGAACGGCACGATGCACCAGGCGACCAGGTTTTCGCGGGCATATAAGCTCGGTTCGGCCGCGAAAGCGACCGTGGCCTGGACAAGCAGCAAGAGCGTCAGCAGCAGCGGTTTCATGCGGAATCGCGATCAGGCGGGAGGCTGGCGAGGGCGGCGGCGACCACTCTATGGTAACCGAGCGCATTTGGCCCGACCATCCTCCGGTAACAGCTTGACATCCGGGGGAGCCGCAATCGACAATCATCCTATCACAACGCTTTTCTCGCCCACATCTCCCCACTCTGATCAGGCCCACGTCATGCCATCCGACGATCTGGATCGCCGCACGTTTGTCGGCAAAACGGCCGCCGCCGGCGCCGCCTTGACCCTCGGTTCGCTGCTGCAACCCTCGACGGCGGCTACCCAAGCCGACGCGACGAAAAAAATCCGCATCGGGCTCATCGGCTGTGGGAGCGTCTCCGGGGCGTACCTGCCGCACTTGTCGAAGTGCCCGTACGGCGAAGTCGTGAGCCTTTGCGATATCAAGCCGGAGCGCGCCGAGAATCGTGGCAATGAATTCCAGATCGCGAATCGCTACCCGCACATCAAGGAGATGTTGAAGGGGGTCGAGTTCGACCTGCTGGTCAACACGACCGACATGCAGGAACACGAGCATCTGAATCGCGAGGCGATCGAAGCCGGCAAGCACGTCTGGAGCGAGAAGCCGATCGGTAATTCCGTCGCCGGCGCGCAAGAGGTGTTGGCGCTCGCCAAGTCAAAAGGCGTCCGCATCTGGGGCGCCCCGACCGCGGTGAACAGCCCGCAGTTCGCGTTCATGGCCAAAGCCCTTGGCGCTGGCAAACTCGGCCGCGTCGCGGCGGCACATGCGGACTACGGTCACGAGGGTCCGCACTGGTCATCGTTCTTCTACGAAGTCGGCGGCGGCAGCTTGCCCGACCTGGGCGTGTACAACATCACGAGCCTCACCGGTTTGTTCGGCCCGGCGAAATCGGTCGTCGCGATGCTCAACATCGTTACGCCCACGCGGAAGATCGACGGCAAGGGAACAATCAAAGTCACCGAAGAGGACAACGCGATGTTGATTCTCGACCACGGCAACGGCGTCCTCTCGCACGTGCAAAGCGGGTTCAATTACTTCAATCCGCACGGACACGACGGCAGCAAAGAAGTCCGGCACACGATTTCGATGGTCGGCTCGCACGGTTTCATGGGCCTGGTCGGCTACGATTGGGCCCCGCTGGCCGTCGATCTGGCGACGATGGACGCCCCCGAAATCAAGCGCAACTGCGACGAGCCGAACGACTACGTCTGGCAGCAAGGCGCATCGCTCGTAGCCGAAACTTTGGCAACCGGCAAGGAAACGCTGTTCACGCCGGAACATTCGATCCACGTCCTGGACATCATCTGCGCCGCGCGTGAATCGCAAAAAACCGGCCGCCGCATCGATCTCACCACCTCGTTCAAGTGGCCGATCGTCTCGTAGCACCATTTCGTCTCTGTCGCCTTTCGCGGAGCGAAAGGCGACTATCCGAGTCCGCTATGCCCCGTTGGCTCCTCTGGACGCTGTTGGCCATCGCCTGCTGGGGCGTTTGGGCGGTAATCCCGACGGAGATCGGGACGTCGCTTTCGGCGCAGCAACAACAGGCCCTCTGCACGATTGGCTTGTTACCGCTGCTCTGCATCTTGCCGTTTCAACGTGAGCCGGCCAGCAGCGAAAACAAACGCCGCGGACGGTGGATCTCACTCGCCGCGGGCGTCTGTTCCAGCCTGG encodes:
- a CDS encoding Gfo/Idh/MocA family oxidoreductase, encoding MPSDDLDRRTFVGKTAAAGAALTLGSLLQPSTAATQADATKKIRIGLIGCGSVSGAYLPHLSKCPYGEVVSLCDIKPERAENRGNEFQIANRYPHIKEMLKGVEFDLLVNTTDMQEHEHLNREAIEAGKHVWSEKPIGNSVAGAQEVLALAKSKGVRIWGAPTAVNSPQFAFMAKALGAGKLGRVAAAHADYGHEGPHWSSFFYEVGGGSLPDLGVYNITSLTGLFGPAKSVVAMLNIVTPTRKIDGKGTIKVTEEDNAMLILDHGNGVLSHVQSGFNYFNPHGHDGSKEVRHTISMVGSHGFMGLVGYDWAPLAVDLATMDAPEIKRNCDEPNDYVWQQGASLVAETLATGKETLFTPEHSIHVLDIICAARESQKTGRRIDLTTSFKWPIVS